A window of the Linepithema humile isolate Giens D197 chromosome 4, Lhum_UNIL_v1.0, whole genome shotgun sequence genome harbors these coding sequences:
- the LOC105672283 gene encoding uncharacterized protein isoform X1, which translates to MSSTYIAYSEEEKLLHSIQNFLEMKQLMSKMQEFLVKTECEKSQFCEKMGLDLYLKKDFRQITGSCHARSALSTLLNLSLEQKDYGVITALEEDALPLCYFGEKLNVPVTIVLPNTTSLSKIYALEQYQYTSSTLFIQGNNSDEAERIASDLAIMNNMYCIKRHFSCRDDRARFIGYGTIAIEIAEQVPNLDIIVVPYDEPIFTSTVSVIKVLKPSVKVIIAADKSINSMSISSSKFFQSIQLSPSTLPTPDSMSSQVISISPTSSMESDMYTSSSISVSIPTFTSVQTLSSAVEMTPSSASTEMLSSLTKPISSSASVQELSSSTKLTPSSASIETLSSTVELTSSSASVKELSSSTKLTPPSASDKMLFSSTKPLSPSASTEMLSSSTKPKLSSASVEELSSSTKLTPRSASVETLPFTVELTSSSASVKELSSSTKLTPPSASDKMLSSSTKPKLSSASVEELSSSTKLIPRSASVETLPFTVELTSSSASTEMLSSSTKPISSSASVQELSSSTKLTPPSASIETLSSTVKLTSSSASAETHSSSTKPTPSSASDKMLSSSTKPTPSSASVKTLPSTIELTPFFPLFETHSSSTQPTSSSASVETLSSTDELTSSSASVEILSSSTKPILSSASVEELSSSTKLTPPSASDKMLSSSTKPLSSSASTEMLSSSTKPKLSSASVEEFSSFTKLTPRSASVETLPFTIELTSSSASVKELPSFIKLTPSSASIKTLSSTVELTSSSASTEMLSSSTKPISSSASVQELSSSTKLTPSSASIETLSSTVELTSSSASVKELSSSIKLTPPSASIETLSSTVELTSSSVSFETHSSSTNPTPTSASTEILSSSTKPISSSALVETLSSTVELTSSSASVETHSSSTKPTPSSASDKMLSSSTKPLSSSTSTEMLSYSTKPKLSSASVEELSSSTKLTPRSASVEILPFTVKLTSSSASAEMSSSSTKLIVSPASTKMLFPSTKPILLPLPEQISFSSTKPTSVGSTQMVPFLKYSRLLRKSVSGSNSLQLQKEEPLVNKDITVVVLTDKEIDTSILNLFEKEQCIVDRFGVMSLAACLKTDDPSFEAYKNKRIVSLLTNCNDDISVLPRIIERALFEDNRFVKMSTESVSEDELISITQFFNIMTEKNLSLKKITCKREFVTFGKMKINAVCEPSFQ; encoded by the exons atGTCCAGTACATACATc gCTTACAGTGAAGAGGAGAAACTTTTGCATAGTATTCAAAATTTCCTAGAAATGAAACAACTGATGTCGAAAATGCAAGAATTTCTAGTCAAAACAGAATGCGAA AAATCACAATTCTGTGAGAAGATGGGGTTAGACCTCTATTTGAAGAAAGATTTTCGCCAAATCACCGGTAGCTGCCATGCACGCAGTGCACTTAGTACTTTGTTAAATCTTTCGCTCGAGCAGAAAGATTATGGTGTGATAACGGCTTTGGAAGAGGATGCTTTGCCTCTTTGCtattttggagaaaaattgaatgtaCCAGTAACAATAGTGCTGCCAAACACAACGtcattaagtaaaatttatgcattgGAGCAATACCAATATACTAGCAGCACATTATTTATCCAAGGCAACAATTCAGATGAAGCCGAAAGAATCGCTTCCGATTTAGCGATAATGAACAACATGTATTGCATTAAAAG ACATTTTTCGTGTAGAGATGATAGAGCGAGATTTATTGGCTACGGAACTATAGCTATAGAAATTGCCGAGCAAGTGCCAAATCTTGACATAATTGTGGTGCCATATGACGAACCAATATTCACAAGTACTGTATCGGTCATAAAAGTTCTTAAACCATCTGTCAAAGTTATC attgcAGCAGACAAAAGTATCAATTCAATGTCAATATCCTCTTCGAAGTTCTTTCAATCAATCCAACTATCACCTTCGACACTGCCGACACCAGATTCGATGTCAAGTCAAGTTATTTCTATAAGCCCGACATCATCTATGGAGTCAGACATGTACACGTCATCATCTATAAGTGTATCCATACCAACGTTTACGTCAGTTCAAACATTATCTTCTGCAGTTGAAATGACACCATCTTCTGCATCAACTGAAATGTTATCCTCTTTAACTAAACCGATATCATCTTCTGCGTCAGTTCAAGAGTTATCCTCTTCCACTAAACTGACACCATCTTCTGCGTCAATTGAAACATTATCTTCTACAGTTGAATTAACATCATCTTCTGCATCAGTTAAAGAGTTATCCTCTTCCACTAAACTGACGCCACCTTCTGCATcagataaaatgttattctcTTCAACTAAACCGCTATCACCTTCTGCATCAACTGAAATGTTATCCTCTTCAACTAAACCAAAATTATCTTCTGCGTCAGTTGAAGAGTTATCCTCTTCCACTAAACTAACACCACGTTCTGCGTCAGTTGAAACATTACCTTTTACAGTTGAATTAACATCATCTTCTGCGTCAGTTAAAGAGTTATCCTCTTCCACTAAACTGACGCCACCTTCTGCATCAGATAAAATGTTATCCTCTTCAACTAAACCAAAATTATCTTCTGCGTCAGTTGAAGAGTTATCCTCTTCCACTAAACTAATACCACGTTCTGCGTCAGTTGAAACATTACCTTTTACAGTTGAATTAACATCATCTTCTGCATCAACTGAAATGTTATCCTCTTCAACTAAACCAATATCATCTTCTGCGTCAGTTCAAGAGTTATCCTCTTCCACTAAACTGACACCACCTTCTGCGTCAATTGAAACATTATCTTCTACAGTTAAATTAACATCATCTTCTGCATCAGCTGAAACGCATTCCTCTTCAACGAAACCGACACCATCTTCTGCATCAGATAAAATGTTATCTTCTTCAACTAAACCGACACCATCTTCTGCGTCAGTTAAAACATTACCTTCTACAATTGAATTGACACcattttttccattatttgaAACGCATTCCTCTTCAACTCAACCGACATCATCTTCTGCGTCAGTTGAAACATTATCTTCTACAGATGAATTAACATCATCTTCTGCATCAGTTGAAATATTATCCTCTTCAACTAAACCGATATTATCTTCTGCGTCAGTTGAAGAATTATCCTCTTCCACTAAACTGACGCCACCTTCTGCATCAGATAAAATGTTATCCTCTTCAACTAAACCGCTATCATCTTCTGCATCAACTGAAATGTTATCCTCTTCAACTAAACCAAAATTATCTTCTGCGTCAGTTGAAGAGTTCTCCTCTTTCACTAAACTAACACCACGTTCTGCGTCAGTTGAAACATTACCTTTTACAATTGAATTAACATCATCTTCTGCATCAGTTAAAGAGTTACCCTCTTTCATTAAACTGACACCATCTTCTGCgtcaattaaaacattatcttCTACAGTTGAATTAACATCATCTTCTGCATCAACTGAAATGTTATCCTCTTCAACTAAACCGATATCATCTTCTGCGTCAGTTCAAGAGTTATCCTCTTCCACTAAACTGACACCATCTTCTGCGTCAATTGAAACATTATCTTCTACAGTTGAATTAACATCATCTTCTGCATCAGTTAAAGAGTTATCCTCTTCCATTAAACTGACACCACCTTCTGCGTCAATTGAAACATTATCTTCTACAGTTGAATTAACATCATCTTCTGTATCATTTGAAACGCATTCTTCTTCAACAAACCCGACACCAACTTCTGCATCAACTGAAATATTATCCTCTTCAACTAAACCGATATCATCTTCTGCGTTAGTTGAAACATTATCTTCTACAGTTGAATTAACATCATCTTCTGCATCAGTTGAAACGCATTCCTCTTCAACGAAACCGACACCATCTTCTGCATCAGATAAAATGTTATCCTCTTCAACTAAACCGCTATCATCTTCTACATCAACTGAAATGTTATCCTATTCAACTAAACCAAAATTATCTTCTGCGTCAGTTGAAGAGTTATCCTCTTCCACTAAACTAACACCACGTTCTGCGTCAGTTGAAATATTACCTTTTACAGTTAAATTAACATCATCTTCTGCATCAGCTGAAATGTCATCCTCTTCAACTAAATTGATAGTATCTCCTGCGTCAACTAAAATGTTATTCCCTTCAACTAAACCGATTTTACTTCCTTTGCCAGAGcaaatatcattttcttcaaCTAAACCGACATCTGTTGGATCAACTCAAATGGTACCCTTTTTAAAATACTCGagattattgcgaaaatcagTTTCGGGTTCAAATTCGCTGCAGTTACAAAAAGAAGAGCCATTAGTTAATAAAGACATTACTGTAGTTGTATTAACGGATAAAGAGATAGATACCTCAATTTTGAATTTGTTTGAAAAGGAACAATGCATTGTAGACAGATTTGGTGTGATGAGTTTAGCGGCTTGCTTAAAGACTGATGACCCTTCGTTTGaagcgtataaaaataaaag gaTAGTGTCCCTATTGACCAACTGTAACGACGATATATCCGTTTTACCCAGAATTATAGAGCGAGCATTATTCGAAGACAATCGCTTTGTGAAAATGTCGACAGAAAGTGTTTCGGAAGATGAATTGATCTCCATTACacagttttttaatataatgacaGAGAAGAACTTATCTCTGAAGAAAATAACATGCAAGCGAGAGTTTGTAACGTTTGGCAAGATGAAAATTAATGCTGTCTGTGAGCCGAGTTTTCAATGA
- the LOC105672283 gene encoding uncharacterized protein isoform X2 has protein sequence MSSTYIAYSEEEKLLHSIQNFLEMKQLMSKMQEFLVKTECEKSQFCEKMGLDLYLKKDFRQITGSCHARSALSTLLNLSLEQKDYGVITALEEDALPLCYFGEKLNVPVTIVLPNTTSLSKIYALEQYQYTSSTLFIQGNNSDEAERIASDLAIMNNMYCIKRDDRARFIGYGTIAIEIAEQVPNLDIIVVPYDEPIFTSTVSVIKVLKPSVKVIIAADKSINSMSISSSKFFQSIQLSPSTLPTPDSMSSQVISISPTSSMESDMYTSSSISVSIPTFTSVQTLSSAVEMTPSSASTEMLSSLTKPISSSASVQELSSSTKLTPSSASIETLSSTVELTSSSASVKELSSSTKLTPPSASDKMLFSSTKPLSPSASTEMLSSSTKPKLSSASVEELSSSTKLTPRSASVETLPFTVELTSSSASVKELSSSTKLTPPSASDKMLSSSTKPKLSSASVEELSSSTKLIPRSASVETLPFTVELTSSSASTEMLSSSTKPISSSASVQELSSSTKLTPPSASIETLSSTVKLTSSSASAETHSSSTKPTPSSASDKMLSSSTKPTPSSASVKTLPSTIELTPFFPLFETHSSSTQPTSSSASVETLSSTDELTSSSASVEILSSSTKPILSSASVEELSSSTKLTPPSASDKMLSSSTKPLSSSASTEMLSSSTKPKLSSASVEEFSSFTKLTPRSASVETLPFTIELTSSSASVKELPSFIKLTPSSASIKTLSSTVELTSSSASTEMLSSSTKPISSSASVQELSSSTKLTPSSASIETLSSTVELTSSSASVKELSSSIKLTPPSASIETLSSTVELTSSSVSFETHSSSTNPTPTSASTEILSSSTKPISSSALVETLSSTVELTSSSASVETHSSSTKPTPSSASDKMLSSSTKPLSSSTSTEMLSYSTKPKLSSASVEELSSSTKLTPRSASVEILPFTVKLTSSSASAEMSSSSTKLIVSPASTKMLFPSTKPILLPLPEQISFSSTKPTSVGSTQMVPFLKYSRLLRKSVSGSNSLQLQKEEPLVNKDITVVVLTDKEIDTSILNLFEKEQCIVDRFGVMSLAACLKTDDPSFEAYKNKRIVSLLTNCNDDISVLPRIIERALFEDNRFVKMSTESVSEDELISITQFFNIMTEKNLSLKKITCKREFVTFGKMKINAVCEPSFQ, from the exons atGTCCAGTACATACATc gCTTACAGTGAAGAGGAGAAACTTTTGCATAGTATTCAAAATTTCCTAGAAATGAAACAACTGATGTCGAAAATGCAAGAATTTCTAGTCAAAACAGAATGCGAA AAATCACAATTCTGTGAGAAGATGGGGTTAGACCTCTATTTGAAGAAAGATTTTCGCCAAATCACCGGTAGCTGCCATGCACGCAGTGCACTTAGTACTTTGTTAAATCTTTCGCTCGAGCAGAAAGATTATGGTGTGATAACGGCTTTGGAAGAGGATGCTTTGCCTCTTTGCtattttggagaaaaattgaatgtaCCAGTAACAATAGTGCTGCCAAACACAACGtcattaagtaaaatttatgcattgGAGCAATACCAATATACTAGCAGCACATTATTTATCCAAGGCAACAATTCAGATGAAGCCGAAAGAATCGCTTCCGATTTAGCGATAATGAACAACATGTATTGCATTAAAAG AGATGATAGAGCGAGATTTATTGGCTACGGAACTATAGCTATAGAAATTGCCGAGCAAGTGCCAAATCTTGACATAATTGTGGTGCCATATGACGAACCAATATTCACAAGTACTGTATCGGTCATAAAAGTTCTTAAACCATCTGTCAAAGTTATC attgcAGCAGACAAAAGTATCAATTCAATGTCAATATCCTCTTCGAAGTTCTTTCAATCAATCCAACTATCACCTTCGACACTGCCGACACCAGATTCGATGTCAAGTCAAGTTATTTCTATAAGCCCGACATCATCTATGGAGTCAGACATGTACACGTCATCATCTATAAGTGTATCCATACCAACGTTTACGTCAGTTCAAACATTATCTTCTGCAGTTGAAATGACACCATCTTCTGCATCAACTGAAATGTTATCCTCTTTAACTAAACCGATATCATCTTCTGCGTCAGTTCAAGAGTTATCCTCTTCCACTAAACTGACACCATCTTCTGCGTCAATTGAAACATTATCTTCTACAGTTGAATTAACATCATCTTCTGCATCAGTTAAAGAGTTATCCTCTTCCACTAAACTGACGCCACCTTCTGCATcagataaaatgttattctcTTCAACTAAACCGCTATCACCTTCTGCATCAACTGAAATGTTATCCTCTTCAACTAAACCAAAATTATCTTCTGCGTCAGTTGAAGAGTTATCCTCTTCCACTAAACTAACACCACGTTCTGCGTCAGTTGAAACATTACCTTTTACAGTTGAATTAACATCATCTTCTGCGTCAGTTAAAGAGTTATCCTCTTCCACTAAACTGACGCCACCTTCTGCATCAGATAAAATGTTATCCTCTTCAACTAAACCAAAATTATCTTCTGCGTCAGTTGAAGAGTTATCCTCTTCCACTAAACTAATACCACGTTCTGCGTCAGTTGAAACATTACCTTTTACAGTTGAATTAACATCATCTTCTGCATCAACTGAAATGTTATCCTCTTCAACTAAACCAATATCATCTTCTGCGTCAGTTCAAGAGTTATCCTCTTCCACTAAACTGACACCACCTTCTGCGTCAATTGAAACATTATCTTCTACAGTTAAATTAACATCATCTTCTGCATCAGCTGAAACGCATTCCTCTTCAACGAAACCGACACCATCTTCTGCATCAGATAAAATGTTATCTTCTTCAACTAAACCGACACCATCTTCTGCGTCAGTTAAAACATTACCTTCTACAATTGAATTGACACcattttttccattatttgaAACGCATTCCTCTTCAACTCAACCGACATCATCTTCTGCGTCAGTTGAAACATTATCTTCTACAGATGAATTAACATCATCTTCTGCATCAGTTGAAATATTATCCTCTTCAACTAAACCGATATTATCTTCTGCGTCAGTTGAAGAATTATCCTCTTCCACTAAACTGACGCCACCTTCTGCATCAGATAAAATGTTATCCTCTTCAACTAAACCGCTATCATCTTCTGCATCAACTGAAATGTTATCCTCTTCAACTAAACCAAAATTATCTTCTGCGTCAGTTGAAGAGTTCTCCTCTTTCACTAAACTAACACCACGTTCTGCGTCAGTTGAAACATTACCTTTTACAATTGAATTAACATCATCTTCTGCATCAGTTAAAGAGTTACCCTCTTTCATTAAACTGACACCATCTTCTGCgtcaattaaaacattatcttCTACAGTTGAATTAACATCATCTTCTGCATCAACTGAAATGTTATCCTCTTCAACTAAACCGATATCATCTTCTGCGTCAGTTCAAGAGTTATCCTCTTCCACTAAACTGACACCATCTTCTGCGTCAATTGAAACATTATCTTCTACAGTTGAATTAACATCATCTTCTGCATCAGTTAAAGAGTTATCCTCTTCCATTAAACTGACACCACCTTCTGCGTCAATTGAAACATTATCTTCTACAGTTGAATTAACATCATCTTCTGTATCATTTGAAACGCATTCTTCTTCAACAAACCCGACACCAACTTCTGCATCAACTGAAATATTATCCTCTTCAACTAAACCGATATCATCTTCTGCGTTAGTTGAAACATTATCTTCTACAGTTGAATTAACATCATCTTCTGCATCAGTTGAAACGCATTCCTCTTCAACGAAACCGACACCATCTTCTGCATCAGATAAAATGTTATCCTCTTCAACTAAACCGCTATCATCTTCTACATCAACTGAAATGTTATCCTATTCAACTAAACCAAAATTATCTTCTGCGTCAGTTGAAGAGTTATCCTCTTCCACTAAACTAACACCACGTTCTGCGTCAGTTGAAATATTACCTTTTACAGTTAAATTAACATCATCTTCTGCATCAGCTGAAATGTCATCCTCTTCAACTAAATTGATAGTATCTCCTGCGTCAACTAAAATGTTATTCCCTTCAACTAAACCGATTTTACTTCCTTTGCCAGAGcaaatatcattttcttcaaCTAAACCGACATCTGTTGGATCAACTCAAATGGTACCCTTTTTAAAATACTCGagattattgcgaaaatcagTTTCGGGTTCAAATTCGCTGCAGTTACAAAAAGAAGAGCCATTAGTTAATAAAGACATTACTGTAGTTGTATTAACGGATAAAGAGATAGATACCTCAATTTTGAATTTGTTTGAAAAGGAACAATGCATTGTAGACAGATTTGGTGTGATGAGTTTAGCGGCTTGCTTAAAGACTGATGACCCTTCGTTTGaagcgtataaaaataaaag gaTAGTGTCCCTATTGACCAACTGTAACGACGATATATCCGTTTTACCCAGAATTATAGAGCGAGCATTATTCGAAGACAATCGCTTTGTGAAAATGTCGACAGAAAGTGTTTCGGAAGATGAATTGATCTCCATTACacagttttttaatataatgacaGAGAAGAACTTATCTCTGAAGAAAATAACATGCAAGCGAGAGTTTGTAACGTTTGGCAAGATGAAAATTAATGCTGTCTGTGAGCCGAGTTTTCAATGA